ACGACTTTCTGGCCCTGCCGGTGGTGGACGGCAAAAACCGGCTGGTGGGGATCATCACCGTCGACGACGTCATCGACATCATGGAGGCCGAAAGCACCGAGGACTTCCACCGCATCTCCGGCGTGGTGCCCTTCGAGGAGGAATACTTCAAGCGCCCGCTGACGCGCCTTTTCTGGAACCGGATCTGGTGGCTGGCCATTTTGCTCTTCACCTCGCTGCTCTCCACCACCATCATGGAATGGAATTCGGAGGTCGTGCACCAGATGGTGGCCCTGGTTTTTTTCATCCCGATGGTCATCGGGACCTGCGGCAACGCCGGCACCCAGTCGGCCACCATGGTGGTGCGCGCCTTGGCCCTGGGGGAGGTCTACCCAAGGGATTTTTTTAAAATTTTTCGCCGCGAACTGGCCATGGGCCTGGCCCTCGGGCTGGCGCTGGGGCTGATGGCCTACTTTCGCGTCATCCTGCAGGACAGCAACCTGATCCTGGCCTGCATCGTCTCGACGGCCCTGGTGGCCACCCTGTTGGCCGCCAACCTGGCCGGTGCCCTGATTCCCCTGGTGCTCCGGAAAGCCAAGCTGGACCCGGCCCTGACCGCCGGACCGTTCATCGCAACCATCATCGATGCGGTCGGGATTACCATCTATTTTCAGATCGCCATCGTGCTGATGAAGGTATTTTAGCCGGCAGCGTCCGGCCCGCGTCCCGAGGCCATCTTGATATCAGCTCCCCCCCGCCAAGCCAGCCAAGCCGACCCGCCGTCGCGCAACCCGACGGCCTTCGTCCGGTTCTTTGCACCGCTGGCCCTGCAGTCGGCATCCCAGGGACTGACCTACCCGCTGGTGGCGATGGTGGCCTCGCGCGGCGAAG
The genomic region above belongs to Desulfobacteraceae bacterium and contains:
- the mgtE gene encoding magnesium transporter codes for the protein MNAALQLDIPYIDPFEAASRIDIENLRDRHPSDIAEALEAAELPPLEIVETLLKIGNRRAVEVFAQLPIEIQRACLETGNTRTMLRFIENMEPDDRVDLLKAVATDVSETMMPLIAQAERNEIRRLWNYEEGTAGAVMTTEYAFLPAHITVREALEKLRLQAPNKETIYYVYIIDDQRRLLGMISLRDLIMSKPQARLAAIMQDHVIAVPHDMNVEEVAGRISKYDFLALPVVDGKNRLVGIITVDDVIDIMEAESTEDFHRISGVVPFEEEYFKRPLTRLFWNRIWWLAILLFTSLLSTTIMEWNSEVVHQMVALVFFIPMVIGTCGNAGTQSATMVVRALALGEVYPRDFFKIFRRELAMGLALGLALGLMAYFRVILQDSNLILACIVSTALVATLLAANLAGALIPLVLRKAKLDPALTAGPFIATIIDAVGITIYFQIAIVLMKVF